A region of Macaca thibetana thibetana isolate TM-01 chromosome 20, ASM2454274v1, whole genome shotgun sequence DNA encodes the following proteins:
- the PRRT2 gene encoding proline-rich transmembrane protein 2 isoform X2, whose protein sequence is MAASSSEVSEMKGVEESPEVPGKGPGHSEAETGPPQVLAGVPDQPEAPQPGPDTTAALVDSGPKAGLAPETPETPAGASETAQATDLSLSPGGESKANCSPKQPCQETVSKPQVSKEATADQGSRLESAAPPEPAPEPAPQPDPQPDSQPTPKPAIQPALPTQEDPTPEILSESVEEKQENGAVVPLQAGDGEEGPAPEPHSPPSKKSPPANGAPPRVLQQLVEEDRMGRAHSGHPGSPRGSLSRHPSSQLAGPGVEGGEGTQKPRDYIILAILSCFCPMWPVNIVAFAYAVMSRNSLQQGDVDGAQRLGRVAKLLSIVALVGGVLIIIASCVINLGVYK, encoded by the exons ATGGCAGCCAGCAGCTCTGAGGTCTCTGAGATGAAGGGGGTTGAGGAGAGTCCCGAGGTTCCAGGCAAAGGGCCTGGCCATTCTGAAGCTGAAACTGGTCCTCCCCAGGTCCTAGCAGGGGTACCAGACCAGCCAGAGGCCCCGCAGCCAGGCCCAGACACCACTGCAGCCCTTGTGGACTCAGGGCCCAAGGCTGGGCTGGCTCCAGAAACCCCAGAGACCCCCGCTGGGGCCTCAGAAACAGCCCAGGCCACAGACCtcagcttaagcccaggaggggAATCAAAGGCCAACTGCAGCCCCAAACAGCCATGCCAAGAAACAGTGTCCAAACCACAAGTGAGCAAAGAGGCCACTGCAGACCAGgggtccaggctggagtctgcAGCCCCACCTGAACCAGCCCCAGAGCCTGCTCCGCAGCCAGACCCCCAGCCAGATTCCCAGCCCACCCCCAAGCCAGCCATTCAACCAGCGCTCCCTACCCAGGAGGACCCCACCCCTGAGATTCTGTCTGAGAGTGTGGAGGAAAAGCAAGAGAATGGGGCAGTGGTGCCCCTGCAGGCTGGTGATGGGGAAGAGGGCCCAGCCCCTGAGCCTCACTCGCCACCCTCAAAAAAATCCCCCCCAGCTAATGGGGCTCCCCCCCGAGTGCTGCAGCAGCTGGTTGAGGAGGATCGAATGGGAAGGGCGCACAGTGGGCATCCAGGATCTCCCCGAGGTAGCCTGAGCCGCCACCCCAGCTCCCAGCTGGCAGGTCCTGGGGTGGAGGGGGGTGAAGGCACCCAGAAACCTCGGGACTACATCATCCTTGCCATCCTGTCCTGCTTCTGCCCCATGTGGCCTGTCAACATCGTGGCCTTCGCTTATGCTGTCATG TCCCGGAACAGCCTGCAGCAGGGGGACGTGGACGGGGCCCAGCGTCTGGGCCGTGTGGCCAAGCTCTTAAGCATCGTGGCACTGGTGGGGGGAGTCCTCATCATCATCGCCTCCTGCGTCATCAACTTAGGCG TGTATAAGTGA
- the PRRT2 gene encoding proline-rich transmembrane protein 2 isoform X1: MAASSSEVSEMKGVEESPEVPGKGPGHSEAETGPPQVLAGVPDQPEAPQPGPDTTAALVDSGPKAGLAPETPETPAGASETAQATDLSLSPGGESKANCSPKQPCQETVSKPQVSKEATADQGSRLESAAPPEPAPEPAPQPDPQPDSQPTPKPAIQPALPTQEDPTPEILSESVEEKQENGAVVPLQAGDGEEGPAPEPHSPPSKKSPPANGAPPRVLQQLVEEDRMGRAHSGHPGSPRGSLSRHPSSQLAGPGVEGGEGTQKPRDYIILAILSCFCPMWPVNIVAFAYAVMSRNSLQQGDVDGAQRLGRVAKLLSIVALVGGVLIIIASCVINLGGEWGLGTGRGGMEGLARAALLTPAPALSCLSSLPLLCLSLSPPPPCLSFPLLSHSV; the protein is encoded by the exons ATGGCAGCCAGCAGCTCTGAGGTCTCTGAGATGAAGGGGGTTGAGGAGAGTCCCGAGGTTCCAGGCAAAGGGCCTGGCCATTCTGAAGCTGAAACTGGTCCTCCCCAGGTCCTAGCAGGGGTACCAGACCAGCCAGAGGCCCCGCAGCCAGGCCCAGACACCACTGCAGCCCTTGTGGACTCAGGGCCCAAGGCTGGGCTGGCTCCAGAAACCCCAGAGACCCCCGCTGGGGCCTCAGAAACAGCCCAGGCCACAGACCtcagcttaagcccaggaggggAATCAAAGGCCAACTGCAGCCCCAAACAGCCATGCCAAGAAACAGTGTCCAAACCACAAGTGAGCAAAGAGGCCACTGCAGACCAGgggtccaggctggagtctgcAGCCCCACCTGAACCAGCCCCAGAGCCTGCTCCGCAGCCAGACCCCCAGCCAGATTCCCAGCCCACCCCCAAGCCAGCCATTCAACCAGCGCTCCCTACCCAGGAGGACCCCACCCCTGAGATTCTGTCTGAGAGTGTGGAGGAAAAGCAAGAGAATGGGGCAGTGGTGCCCCTGCAGGCTGGTGATGGGGAAGAGGGCCCAGCCCCTGAGCCTCACTCGCCACCCTCAAAAAAATCCCCCCCAGCTAATGGGGCTCCCCCCCGAGTGCTGCAGCAGCTGGTTGAGGAGGATCGAATGGGAAGGGCGCACAGTGGGCATCCAGGATCTCCCCGAGGTAGCCTGAGCCGCCACCCCAGCTCCCAGCTGGCAGGTCCTGGGGTGGAGGGGGGTGAAGGCACCCAGAAACCTCGGGACTACATCATCCTTGCCATCCTGTCCTGCTTCTGCCCCATGTGGCCTGTCAACATCGTGGCCTTCGCTTATGCTGTCATG TCCCGGAACAGCCTGCAGCAGGGGGACGTGGACGGGGCCCAGCGTCTGGGCCGTGTGGCCAAGCTCTTAAGCATCGTGGCACTGGTGGGGGGAGTCCTCATCATCATCGCCTCCTGCGTCATCAACTTAGGCGGTGAGTGGGGGCTTGGGACAGGCAGGGGAGGAATGGAAGGGTTGGCAAGGGCAGCTTTACTAACCCCTGCCCCTGCTCTCTCCTGTCTGTCCTCCTTACCTCTCCTTTGTCTCTCCttgtctccccctcccccctgtctgtccttccctctcctctcccacaGTGTATAA